GTCCAACAAAAGACAATGAAGCACCTTTCAGAAACTTGTTCTTCAAAAAGGAAGCAGGTACGTTATAGGTTAACACCACCTCCCTTAACTTGATAAAGGTTTTGTCAATCACATTGTTCTGCCAGGCAGCTTTATATTGTTTTGCCCAGGTTTGGTAATCCACTTTATAATCATTCGGTGCAAAAACCCTTGTATCTGAGAGCACATTACCATCCGGATCATATTTCGCTTCCCCACTTACAATTTTCAGTCCCGGGATGAGCATTGTTCTGGGATCAGTACCATTCGCATAGGCAATATTTGAAAGTTCCCTTTCCGGTGCAATGGCATCCGGATGAGAACCAGACCGCCAAAGGTCTCTTTCAAACCGATCATAGGTAATTCCACCAAATCTACCATCCACTAAAAAGGAAAGGGAGATGTTTTTATAGCTGAAGGTATTGTTCATACTGATGGAGAAGCTGGTTTTCTGATTTCCTATATTTACATCATAGTCTGTAATTCTGGGTAATCCATCCTCATTCATAATCAGTTGTCCGTCAGGAGATTTTTCCCAGTCCGAATACCAGTAATCATCTAAGCGTCCGCCAACGGGTGTTCTTCCTTCCTTTAACTGCGGGCTTCCATCAGCAAGCGCCGGCAGTGATTTCAGGTAATCTTTTCCACCATCTACATTAACCAGGGCCATCCAGGAGAAGTTCTCCGTCTTAACCGGAGTGGCATTGAAAGAGAAATCATATCCCCTTCTTTGTGTTGTCCTTCCATTCAATCTGATCCCTGTATAACCTGAAGTCTGCGAGAATACCTGTGTAAAAATCTGAGGTCCATAATCGTTTCTATAATAAGAGAAGTCAAATCCCAGTCTATCATTCAGGAATCTGGCTTCTAAACCATACTCATAGGTGGTATTGAATTCTGGTTTCAGGTTGGGATTATCTATAATAGACGGATAAGCTGCAATCGGAAGATTTCTATTCCGGCTACCTGTAGTATAAGAGTTCACTGCATTATAAATATCCTCGTCCTCGCCAATCCCGTCACTACCTACTTTTGCATAAGCAGCCCTTACTTTTAAGAAATTAATTGCCTTAGGCAAATGAACCATATCGCTAACCACCGCGCTTAACGATAAGGATGGATAAAAGAAGGTAGAATTGTTTACAGGTAAGGTCGAAGACTTATCTACCCTGCCGGTCATCCCCAGAAAGATTTGATTCTTATAAGCCAGATCGATTGACGAATACGCGCTATAAATTCCTTTTTTATCCTTATAACTCGTAGGTAAAACTTTATCTGTCGAATTATTCAGTTTAAAGATTCCCGGAACAATCAGTTTGGTGGTACTGGCATGTGCTTCATTATTGCTTTTATAGAGTTGATTCCCTCCTAAGGTTGCATTCACACTGAAGACCTCATTGAAAAAGCTATCATGGTATTTGACTAAGAAGTCTGTGTTTGATTCCAGCATTCCATACTCGTTATGTCTGTATCTGCCACCACGATCGGAAATATCATAATCGTAGATATCCATGGAGATCTCCTCATCTTTTGTTAAAGAATAGGTATTTAAACTGGTCCTGACATGTGCATCCAGTTTATCACTGATTTTATAATTCAGTTTTAAGAAACCCAGGACATCATTTTTAGTATACGGTCTTTTCCATTCATGGGCCAGCATGTAAGGGTTATTATATCTCCAGTTTTCAACGAAGCGTTGTTTGATGCCCTCCTTACCCGGAACCCAATAATCTTTAAGGTCTCTGATGTCAAAATGAGCTCCGCCCCAGATACTCAGGTTATATATTGGCGAATGAGGTCCATAATTATTCCTCGGTAAATTACTGGCATACTCATAGGTATGTTGTAATGAACCATCAACTGACAGCTTATCTGACAGGTTTAAATTTCCATTTATGCGGAAAGTATTGATGTTTAATTTAGCTCCCGGAACCGATGCTTTTGAATATTTATAGGTATCGGAAAGTGTTACACCACCGCTTTCCCCTTTACTCTGTACCGAGAAGTTAGTCGAAGTTACCAATCCGGTTTCCATGAAATTACCCAGGTTATCCGCTCCTCTGGAAAGCCATGGCGTAGGGATTCTTTTTCCAGTAGCAGCATCAATAGGGGAATCATACTGAGGCAACAGGCGTCCGTCAAATTTGGGTCCCCATACCGAGTAATCAAAATCATTGATACCGCCGCCTCCCGGGCCGCCGGTACCGAAAGCATATTCACCTGCATCTCCAGGCCCATATTGGGTTTGTGCTTTTGGAATCCGGATAAACCCGCCCTGAAAAGTAGTAGAAGAATTGACGGACATGGTGGTTCCTTTCGCTGCATTGCTGCTACTTTTCAGACTGATTTGCACCGCGCCATTCAAGCCTAAAGAGCCGTATAATGCAGAAGCAGCAGCCCCTTTTAATACCGAGATATTTTCGATATCATCAGAACTGATATTCCACATATCCGTAGTGGTACTTGGCACACCATCAATCACAATTAGGGGTTTTTTACCTCTTAAATACAGTTTGGGATCAGAAAAGAAATCGCTGCTATTGGTTACCGTAAGCCCTGCGACTTTCCCTGTCAGGGATTCCACCACATTGGGAGAAATTGCTTTTTGCAGGGCATCTCCTTTTACCTCCTGAACCGCATAACCAAGACGTTTTTTCTCTTTTTTTATCCCTAAGGCTGTGACCACCACCTCATTTAAATCCGCCTGGTTCGGATCAAGTTTTACATTGATTTCGGATGGTGCCCCCACTGCGACTTCCTTTGACAGGTAGCCAATAAAACTAAATACTAAAGTCGAATTGGGAGGTACAGATAAACTGAATTTTCCGTTGGTATTGGTTAAGCCACCTCCGGTCTTTCCCTTAAGCCTGATGGATACGCCAGGCATGGGTTGATTGTTTTCATCGGTAACCGTTCCGGTAACCGTACTTTGCGCGTAAGTCGCATTTAAAGCCAGCAGCCAGACCAACATCGTCAGCAGGCACGCTCTTTTTACTGTGTAGAAAGATTTCATATGTTCAAAAGTTTAATTTGGCTAGACTTATGTTTAGTATTTATACAAATATAAAATACTTATTGTAAAAACAATGTTAAGCAATGCTAAACTTTTAAAATATAATTTAGAGCAATCATTTACACAGAAACGCCTCAAACAACTGTACAATAATTAAATAGAATATTAAAAATAAAATAATTGAGATAACAAAAAAGAAACAACAATTTAATATTTAGTATTTATAAACATAAAATACATTTATAGGTTTAGAACAAAGCCCGGTCATTTAGTCTTCTCTTTAAGACTAAATGACCGGGCTTTACCTAATATCTGGAAATAAGATCTTATAATCGGGCGGCCAGTTTCATTGTCCAGGAATTGTTTACCCGTGCCACGCCTATTTCTTTTGCGCTCGCATTCATGATATTTTTACAATGTCCTTTGCTGCTTAGCCAATAGGCAACAACACCTTTTTCATCAGTACTGATAATGGCCAGGTTTTCGGCATAAAACCGGAAATTATAACCAGCCGCCTTTATCCGGTCGCCGGGCGATTGCCCATCCTTATTAACGTGGTCAAAGAAATTATTCTTTACCATATCTTCGGTATGCAGTTTTGCAGCAAGTGCCAACTGATCATTCCAGGTCAAAGCAGGAACCGGAGGCATTTTTTCGCCATCACAATTGCAGCCTGCAGCTCTAACTGTATTTACCGCCTGTAACATCAGTGCATTGTTCAGATTGGTCCCAACCTTATCCTTTCCAGGATTAGAATGATCTATTTCCTCAGATAAGTCATTAGATTTTTTGCAGTCTGACAGGAAGCAAACCAAGATTAACAGCGGAATAAACAATAATTTTTTCATGGCATCCATAGTCCCACAAAAACGCTGCCTCTTATTTTTAATTGTATGGATCAGTTAAAAAGTTCCTGTTCCTCCGTATAATAGGTCTTCCGCGCTCCTGATTTTTGAATAATGATCTCCCCTCCTGTCGGGCTTTTAGGATATTTCTGGGTATGCACTTTCAGAAAGTCACGGAATTCACCGGTAATACTGCCAGGGTGTGCCTTTCTGATTTGCACGATCGCATCCTTCAGTACCTCATTTATCGCCCGATGTAAGTCTTTCAGTTTTTCTTCCGGAATCTTCCCGGCGATTGAATAGGGAGAAATCCCGGCTTTCCACAAAATCTCATCCGCATAGGCATTTCCAATTCCGCGGATCTTATTCTGATCCAGCAGAATCGCCTTTATCGCCGCCTTTTTACCTTTGAATTCCTTGATCAGAAAATCAACATTCACGCTTTTATCCAGCGCATCAGGAGCTTCGGCAGCCGGAGGATTTAAAGTTGGCGTTGCCATCTTTTGAAAATCAGACATCACCAGTCCTGTTCCACCTTCGAAAAAGAGCTCTATAACGGGAGATTTTATCACATGGCTTTCTTCAAAAAAATGAAGCTGCCCCCTTAACATCAGGTGCAAAGCAAGTACATCTCCTTTTTCAAAATTGAGATGCAATTCCTTGCCCGACCGGCTCAGGGACTTGAGTTCCTGTCCGGAGAGCACGGCCCTTAACTGATCGCCACTGACATTTAATTTCTTATCGTAAGGTACTTGTACTGTAGTCAGTTTTTTTCCTGCAAGGCGTTCATTCAGGTTTTCCCTGAAAACTTCTAAATCTGGTAATTCCGGCATAATTAATAGTTATAGGGGTAAGTCCTGAATTTTAACAATCGGCACTTTTAAAAGTTTTATTTCATATAAATCATTTCTGTTTTTCCGGAGCTACTCCGGTTATTCCAAAATGATCGGTAAGTCTTTTAAACTGATTCATTGCTTTTCCTCCTACAGTTCTCGACAATCCCAGACTTCTGTTCCAAAACCCATCCGGACTATACGGCAACGGTGTTTGTTCTCTTCCATAACCACTATAATAAGTATCATGTACACTTCGCAATTCACCGTGCGTGCTACCTGATATCGAGCCAACTTCCGCTTCAATGGAAATCAAGCTCATATCATAACCTGCCTGATTTGCACCATCTCTTAGGGCCACCAGCCTTCCTACCCCTTCCAACGTAACCATCTGACCATCATCCTGATTTCTACCTACCTGTATCGGATCTTTGGATTGCATAATGACGTCCTGTATTCCTTTTGTAATGGTTACAGGCTTGTCTACTCTTCCGCGCATTCTTCCAATCATCGTCATCGTAAAGAGGGCAGTTACGAGCACCATCGGGCCACTTTTTGGCCTCAAATACTTCAACATACCCGCAGCCGTGGCACCTGCAAGACCTCCATACATCATCCCTTGCTGTTCAGAAGCCTGCCGCTGTTGAATCAGCCATTCTTTCGTCTGAATTGTTCGTGAATTTGTTTTTGATCCCGGCGACTTATCCACATCATGCAACAGATCAATCTTCTCTAAAGGGACTGTTTCTGTTGAATAAGGGCCCACCAATGCCTTGGCGCGTTCACTTGTATTCTGCATATGAACTCTTCTCGGATCAGTAAGTGCATCCAATAACTCGGCCCTTTTACTCCCTGAAACATACTCCATTGTCCTTTCATAAATGGTAGGTGGCTTTTTTGCATTTCCGTTATGATCCACCATATTTACGGGGTTACCTCCAACAAAAGCGAACAGGTTCATACCATCTATCGTACCTGCCGGATCGGGGTTGAGCCATCTGCCCAGCCAGGATACATAATACCGGGCGCCGTAATAATAAAGGCCGGTACTGTCATCGCATTCCTTCCCTGAATACCTGTAGGTCTTGAGCGATACTTCAACCTGGTTCGGCCCGGCTATAAAAGAAGTCCCGCCATAAGGAAAATATTCCTCGTAGCTCAGCAAGAGCCCCTGCTCATCCAGTTCAACAGAAACAGAGCCCAGGTTATTTGTCATCTGATACCTCAGCTGATCTGGAGCCGGTTTTCCCGCAGTGCTGTCAGGGCCGCCTGTGATCCAGTGATAAATTACTGCCACACATGTCGACCCATCCATGATACGCAAGGTCTGCCGGTCTGTCGTGATTGTACGCGTACCATCGTTTGCCTGAACACCCTTACGCAATACTTCATAATTGCCATAATAGATCGTATCACTGTAATTTAAAGAACTGACATTCACATATTGCTCCGTTACTTTTCTGGTTCTTTGCTCCCCGGCATCATATACATAATAATCGGAATCGCTGGCTTCATCAGGCCGCTCTATACCAATTGCTGAAACTAAATTTTCACAGCAATTATAATTCAGCGCAACCATATTATTAATGGCCAGTTGCCGCTGGTTACCGGATTCATCATATTCCAGTCCCTGCAGACGGTTACAGTTTTCCAGTACCGGTGTTTCTACAGTCCATGAAGATGAAACAGCCAGGTGTTGTTTTTTTATAAGATTTCCAGAATCATCATAAAAATAGTTTTCCTTATAATTTTCTATGGCCTGACCATCGCTGAGCGGTGTCTGGCTAAATATAGATTGCATAAAACTCCCCTCAGCACTGTTGTTTTTATAAGTATTGCTACTGATGCCGGGGTGTTGCCGCCCACTGGCCTGTCTGAGGCGGTACAGGGAATCATATTGATATTCAAAAACAGGATCTACTTTCTGGTTATTGTTAAACACCGCATCAATGGAAGCATCCCGGGTGCAGGTGATATTGCCAACAGGATCGTAAGTATAACTGATGTCCTGTACCACATTCAACTGCGGCAGCGTACCTGAAACACTGAGGAGCCCTATCAGGCGAAGCGTAGAAGCCTCGTAACGATAGCTGGTAGTTACGCCATTGCCATACACCACCTCTGTGCGCTGACGATTGGCATCATAAGCAATGCTTTCAATAATCATTTTGGTATCTCCCTCAGCAGTTAAGGAAATGGAGCTGAGCAGGCCTTCCAGGTTATAGGTATTCGTTGTCGTACTCCAGGTAACCGCATTATCCTGAACCGCATCTGTCAATAAAAGATTCAGGGCATTGTAGGTATAAATCCTGTCAACGCTTCCGGCATCCATCGGAACCTGATCATGCCAGTTAATGGCCGTCTTATACACAGAAGTCATTTGTTTTTTGGCCTGTAAAATACTACCCAACATGCTGTAAGAAGAATTGGTTGCGATGCCCGACAGGTCTTTCAGTATATAAATTTGTCCACGCAGGTTAGAGCCTGTGGGGGCTGCGGCATCCTCCCCATACGTAAAGAGCTCTACCAGGTTAAAGCCGTCGAAGCCGGTAATTGGCGCTGTCCCCGGAACTTTTTTTACCAGAAGTTGTGTCTGTCTTTGTAAGCCATCGTAATAGATCACCTGACAATAATCTCTTGCGCTTAAAGACCAGACCAGTTTGTCAAAAATAGTACTGAAATGTTTCTGAACCCCGGCGTCTGCACTATCCGTGATCATGGGTTGCTGCCCGCTCATACAATATTGATACTTAAAATTATAATAAGCAGTCCCCGTATTTAAATTGCTGGCATAGAGACGCGGATCTATTTCAACGATTTTTCTTCCCTGTATATCCAGGGCATAAAAGCTGATCAGTTCAACAGCAGGACTTACATCGTTGAGCAATTGAATACTCCTGATCACATTTCCCATATTGTCCATCACCGATCTTACCGGGGTATTGTAAAATGCTGCTGCGGCCTCCAGTGCATTTTTCTCATCTATCTCTTCCTGCGTTGGGTTCGCAGGATAACTGGCCATGAAGTTCTGATAATAGATCGACTCTTTTACTGTATTATCCTGATCAAGATGAACCTGTTCCCAGGGTCCGAATTCAACTTTTGAGAAAAATCCTTTAGGTGTATCAATCCTGATCACCCGTAATAAGGGATCATAATGCGTAATCGTAGGTGGTGGAACCTGATAAAGACTGGTTATTTCTTCCTGCGTCTCATAAAAAGGGGTTTTACTGAAATAAGGCAGGTAGCTTTCGCAAACTTTACCCTTGTTATTGTATACACTCCTGCCGGAGACCAGCCATTGCGGCAGGGATTGGTCAGGCTCAACCTCAGTTTTCGAGGCAAGCAGGCGAGACAGGCCATCGGTATAGGCAATCGATGTCTGGCAGGAGAAGGCAGTTGTCCCTCCAGGATTGGTGGCGTAATTCCCGCGCTGAAGATCAACAGCACCTGCAGGTTGCTTACTGTTGATATAGGCATTTAAGTTATAATAAAAGTAGTTTGAAGCCCCCTGAAGATAATATTCCTTATTGGACTCATCTTTTATAACAGACTCAAAATCAATCGGATTTCCATCCGGAGCAGTGGTTCTCAAAATGTATCCGGCAGGACTTCCATTATATGGATACAGGAGCATGCCACCTACCGGAAGCCCGTTTTCTATTCCAAATAAAGAGCTGACAATCACCTGGCCCAGCGCGTCGAAAATAACCTGGCTCACATTCCCGTTAATGTCCACCTGCTGCTTAGGCTGCATCACCTGGTAATCTATTGTCGCCGTCACCACATTACTTACAGGCGGTGCAATGGAGATATAACTGGTAGTAGTCAATGCTGCCAGGTAATACGCATCGTAGGTTACCTTACTCAGTGTCCCTAATACGGAGCTTGTGCTGGAAGGCAGGTAAAATCCCGATGCTTCATGATAGTCCTGAATAAGCCCCCGGTTCTCCCAGTAACCACTCGCTGAATCATATACATAACCACCAAGCTGTTCGATGGCCTCTTTTGTAAGCCTTTCCCCAAACATGGCGGTAATGTTATCGTTTGTAAATTCAGCAGTGGAAACATACTGTAGCAGGACTTGCGGTGATACCACACCAAAAGGCAGTACCCCACTCTGCGGATCACAGAAAAAAGAACACAACCGGCTAAACTGCTGTGCCTGAATGGCCTCAGCAGGGCTTGCCATATAAGGAATGATATTCTGCAGCGCCGCCTTAACATTCAGATCGATGTCGTCAAATGAATAATAACCGGACACAGGATTCGCCATCCCCAACAGGTTAAATTGCTGCTCTTCAAATTTCACTCCGCGCAGGCGAAGGGAAAAATCTTCAACAGGGCTGTTGTAATACCTGTTGGTCGATATCAGGCCCTTTACACTATACTGCTCTTCATAGCCGGAAGATGCTGAGCCTCGTCTCGGTAAATATACCGAGCAGGATTGCGTAGGCTGGCCACAAAGCAGATCAGTTTGCAGCACAAAATGCTGTTCCACTCTGGGATCTTCCTCATCACGTTCATAATGATAGGTAATTTGCTCACGTGGATTGACCATAAATACTGCATGGCGGTCTTCTGCAGCAGGCTGGATCAGAACCACATTATAATTTGATTCTTCAACAGTATAGGGTTTGTCGGCATCCGGAGATCCATCCAGGGCATATATTTCTGTACGCAAAACCCTTGATGAAAGCGCCTTATAGGCTTCCACAAAAGTTTTTTCATTACTGATATAAATGTCTGCTGAAAAATGACTTTGCGGGAAGTCATACGCATTGACATCCTTACTAAAAAATTCGCTTTTGTATTGCCTCAACAATTTTTCATACTCCTGATTGGGTGCACCATTCAGGTACCAGGTTTTGGTGTAAACCGGAGGGACAAATAACTCCTCATTTAACTCATTCGCCGGATAATCAGGATTGTTATAGCTGGCCTGAAATTCTTCATAGATTTCGGTATCCCAGGATTCAATAAAGCCAAAGCCCATGAATTGCCGTTGATCAGGATCATAATAGCCATCGTGGTATTTGTATTTCGTCAGGTAACGCGATGAGGTCAGTTGTTCATAATGGATGATTTCTTCTACAACCTGCACCGGGAATGGCAATTTGGTTACCCAGGGTTTACCTGTCAGTTTATCTTCAAGCAGAAATTTGGTTGAGCTGGAATAATTGATATAACTTACCACTCCCTGATTGTTATTGATCTGGTTTAACAAATATGGTTTTAGCGAGTATTTCAGGCTTCCGTCAGGCAAGGTGGACTCACCGGAAAAATTATAGTAATAATGTTTTGGACAAGGGGCTATTTTTGTGAAGACCAGACAGGCGGTGCCATTTCCAAGCAGGTCTGTAAAACTGATCTGATCCATTGCCCCAAAGGATTCAGGCAGAAAAACTACAACAGCATCTGAAAAGGAATTGCCGGATTGGTTCAAAAATAATTCAACCCGGTCGGGATACACATAAGCCAGGTCGGCCGTACCGGAACCATCTACATCCACTAAGAAAAGCTGACTTGTACTAAAGGTTTCATCAAATACGGGGGCATTGGCAAAGGTTACCTTTTTTCCAAATTGTCCGTATCCCAGGCAAGGCCAGCATTCTACCGAACCGCTACTGATCTTAACCCGGTGCGACAGTCCATCACCAAACATATCGGCAAAGCTGACCAGCTCCTGTTGATCGCCCTGTTTTATCAGTGGGAAATTATTTGGATTGGCAACTGCACGTACCGCACTGTATCCGTTTTTTCCTTCGGAAGGATAGTACAGCAACTGGTCCGCTTCAGCCAGCATTAAATCTGATTTGCCGTTTGCCGACAGATCAGACAGCTCCATTTCCGGATCGGAAATAGTGATTGGATATTTTTCAAAGGGAATAAAATTATTCCATCCTCCTTCCAGTGTACGTTCATAAAAACCCGAAGCACCATTTGCGTTAACCACCAACTCCAATTGTCCGTTCCCATCAACATCTGTAAGTATAGCCTCGCCTTGCTGTAAATTTTGATTGGTAGGAAAGCTGGAATTGGCCATAGGAAGCCTGTATTTTCCCTCACCAAGTGGTTCGAGATAAAGACTTGTCGTGTCATTACTGAACAAAAATCCAGGAAGGCCTTCCCCATTCAGGTCGACCGGTAAAAACTGCGTTGCA
This region of Pedobacter steynii genomic DNA includes:
- a CDS encoding SusC/RagA family TonB-linked outer membrane protein; amino-acid sequence: MKSFYTVKRACLLTMLVWLLALNATYAQSTVTGTVTDENNQPMPGVSIRLKGKTGGGLTNTNGKFSLSVPPNSTLVFSFIGYLSKEVAVGAPSEINVKLDPNQADLNEVVVTALGIKKEKKRLGYAVQEVKGDALQKAISPNVVESLTGKVAGLTVTNSSDFFSDPKLYLRGKKPLIVIDGVPSTTTDMWNISSDDIENISVLKGAAASALYGSLGLNGAVQISLKSSSNAAKGTTMSVNSSTTFQGGFIRIPKAQTQYGPGDAGEYAFGTGGPGGGGINDFDYSVWGPKFDGRLLPQYDSPIDAATGKRIPTPWLSRGADNLGNFMETGLVTSTNFSVQSKGESGGVTLSDTYKYSKASVPGAKLNINTFRINGNLNLSDKLSVDGSLQHTYEYASNLPRNNYGPHSPIYNLSIWGGAHFDIRDLKDYWVPGKEGIKQRFVENWRYNNPYMLAHEWKRPYTKNDVLGFLKLNYKISDKLDAHVRTSLNTYSLTKDEEISMDIYDYDISDRGGRYRHNEYGMLESNTDFLVKYHDSFFNEVFSVNATLGGNQLYKSNNEAHASTTKLIVPGIFKLNNSTDKVLPTSYKDKKGIYSAYSSIDLAYKNQIFLGMTGRVDKSSTLPVNNSTFFYPSLSLSAVVSDMVHLPKAINFLKVRAAYAKVGSDGIGEDEDIYNAVNSYTTGSRNRNLPIAAYPSIIDNPNLKPEFNTTYEYGLEARFLNDRLGFDFSYYRNDYGPQIFTQVFSQTSGYTGIRLNGRTTQRRGYDFSFNATPVKTENFSWMALVNVDGGKDYLKSLPALADGSPQLKEGRTPVGGRLDDYWYSDWEKSPDGQLIMNEDGLPRITDYDVNIGNQKTSFSISMNNTFSYKNISLSFLVDGRFGGITYDRFERDLWRSGSHPDAIAPERELSNIAYANGTDPRTMLIPGLKIVSGEAKYDPDGNVLSDTRVFAPNDYKVDYQTWAKQYKAAWQNNVIDKTFIKLREVVLTYNVPASFLKNKFLKGASLSFVGRNLYYWTKDKTFGDLDTYSMSTGDTDLQQPSQRTYGFNINLKF
- a CDS encoding CAP domain-containing protein, which translates into the protein MKKLLFIPLLILVCFLSDCKKSNDLSEEIDHSNPGKDKVGTNLNNALMLQAVNTVRAAGCNCDGEKMPPVPALTWNDQLALAAKLHTEDMVKNNFFDHVNKDGQSPGDRIKAAGYNFRFYAENLAIISTDEKGVVAYWLSSKGHCKNIMNASAKEIGVARVNNSWTMKLAARL
- a CDS encoding Fpg/Nei family DNA glycosylase; the encoded protein is MPELPDLEVFRENLNERLAGKKLTTVQVPYDKKLNVSGDQLRAVLSGQELKSLSRSGKELHLNFEKGDVLALHLMLRGQLHFFEESHVIKSPVIELFFEGGTGLVMSDFQKMATPTLNPPAAEAPDALDKSVNVDFLIKEFKGKKAAIKAILLDQNKIRGIGNAYADEILWKAGISPYSIAGKIPEEKLKDLHRAINEVLKDAIVQIRKAHPGSITGEFRDFLKVHTQKYPKSPTGGEIIIQKSGARKTYYTEEQELFN
- a CDS encoding SpvB/TcaC N-terminal domain-containing protein, with the protein product MLASDKNTPEATKISAKEITFPKGGGAVKGIGDSLNVNLFSGAGMYSIPIPVTAARGFDPQLALNYSSGSGNGVFGQGFSLPLSKVSINTSLRIPKYDGTDQYVLDGDILVVQNSTPTLPNPRSDQYEGQTCQVTSYLPRIENSFSQIEHWQNVGAGLSFWKVITADNTSNYYGITAQIANPDDHSQVFEWLIDKSADNKGNLIVYTYVAENSLNVPGNIYELNRSNTANRYIDTIQYGNYLDADKQVKFAFEVVFNYGQPFMQPPQTGWICRQDPFSLYNSGFEIRTYRLCQSIQMVHHFPDELGDPLMVKELAFAYENIQQYTPLHFQGMSMLTKATLTGFRKELADPQVLPPLEFGYSAFQPPASPEFKMLSMGEVTIPGYLNATQFLPVDLNGEGLPGFLFSNDTTSLYLEPLGEGKYRLPMANSSFPTNQNLQQGEAILTDVDGNGQLELVVNANGASGFYERTLEGGWNNFIPFEKYPITISDPEMELSDLSANGKSDLMLAEADQLLYYPSEGKNGYSAVRAVANPNNFPLIKQGDQQELVSFADMFGDGLSHRVKISSGSVECWPCLGYGQFGKKVTFANAPVFDETFSTSQLFLVDVDGSGTADLAYVYPDRVELFLNQSGNSFSDAVVVFLPESFGAMDQISFTDLLGNGTACLVFTKIAPCPKHYYYNFSGESTLPDGSLKYSLKPYLLNQINNNQGVVSYINYSSSTKFLLEDKLTGKPWVTKLPFPVQVVEEIIHYEQLTSSRYLTKYKYHDGYYDPDQRQFMGFGFIESWDTEIYEEFQASYNNPDYPANELNEELFVPPVYTKTWYLNGAPNQEYEKLLRQYKSEFFSKDVNAYDFPQSHFSADIYISNEKTFVEAYKALSSRVLRTEIYALDGSPDADKPYTVEESNYNVVLIQPAAEDRHAVFMVNPREQITYHYERDEEDPRVEQHFVLQTDLLCGQPTQSCSVYLPRRGSASSGYEEQYSVKGLISTNRYYNSPVEDFSLRLRGVKFEEQQFNLLGMANPVSGYYSFDDIDLNVKAALQNIIPYMASPAEAIQAQQFSRLCSFFCDPQSGVLPFGVVSPQVLLQYVSTAEFTNDNITAMFGERLTKEAIEQLGGYVYDSASGYWENRGLIQDYHEASGFYLPSSTSSVLGTLSKVTYDAYYLAALTTTSYISIAPPVSNVVTATIDYQVMQPKQQVDINGNVSQVIFDALGQVIVSSLFGIENGLPVGGMLLYPYNGSPAGYILRTTAPDGNPIDFESVIKDESNKEYYLQGASNYFYYNLNAYINSKQPAGAVDLQRGNYATNPGGTTAFSCQTSIAYTDGLSRLLASKTEVEPDQSLPQWLVSGRSVYNNKGKVCESYLPYFSKTPFYETQEEITSLYQVPPPTITHYDPLLRVIRIDTPKGFFSKVEFGPWEQVHLDQDNTVKESIYYQNFMASYPANPTQEEIDEKNALEAAAAFYNTPVRSVMDNMGNVIRSIQLLNDVSPAVELISFYALDIQGRKIVEIDPRLYASNLNTGTAYYNFKYQYCMSGQQPMITDSADAGVQKHFSTIFDKLVWSLSARDYCQVIYYDGLQRQTQLLVKKVPGTAPITGFDGFNLVELFTYGEDAAAPTGSNLRGQIYILKDLSGIATNSSYSMLGSILQAKKQMTSVYKTAINWHDQVPMDAGSVDRIYTYNALNLLLTDAVQDNAVTWSTTTNTYNLEGLLSSISLTAEGDTKMIIESIAYDANRQRTEVVYGNGVTTSYRYEASTLRLIGLLSVSGTLPQLNVVQDISYTYDPVGNITCTRDASIDAVFNNNQKVDPVFEYQYDSLYRLRQASGRQHPGISSNTYKNNSAEGSFMQSIFSQTPLSDGQAIENYKENYFYDDSGNLIKKQHLAVSSSWTVETPVLENCNRLQGLEYDESGNQRQLAINNMVALNYNCCENLVSAIGIERPDEASDSDYYVYDAGEQRTRKVTEQYVNVSSLNYSDTIYYGNYEVLRKGVQANDGTRTITTDRQTLRIMDGSTCVAVIYHWITGGPDSTAGKPAPDQLRYQMTNNLGSVSVELDEQGLLLSYEEYFPYGGTSFIAGPNQVEVSLKTYRYSGKECDDSTGLYYYGARYYVSWLGRWLNPDPAGTIDGMNLFAFVGGNPVNMVDHNGNAKKPPTIYERTMEYVSGSKRAELLDALTDPRRVHMQNTSERAKALVGPYSTETVPLEKIDLLHDVDKSPGSKTNSRTIQTKEWLIQQRQASEQQGMMYGGLAGATAAGMLKYLRPKSGPMVLVTALFTMTMIGRMRGRVDKPVTITKGIQDVIMQSKDPIQVGRNQDDGQMVTLEGVGRLVALRDGANQAGYDMSLISIEAEVGSISGSTHGELRSVHDTYYSGYGREQTPLPYSPDGFWNRSLGLSRTVGGKAMNQFKRLTDHFGITGVAPEKQK